The following are encoded in a window of Acropora muricata isolate sample 2 unplaced genomic scaffold, ASM3666990v1 scaffold_755, whole genome shotgun sequence genomic DNA:
- the LOC136908057 gene encoding uncharacterized protein: MSSTKGDELESSSSANLVPSKRDRKQTEKGKQFQVQLLEDERLSAQRSWRKQLNRVENYLADEREPGKLQGERIFLESTMQILLSAHERLVEALDDLATKHVAQEKFEKMELEHSDMLKRLNQKITDLKQEKESAMSSLTAASSRRSKASNTRSAKSRSSRSSRSSAVIDRKADTAVKVAKLKTELYFADDEATKVAELRKFRLTKKLALGEAKMKAIDEVEESEFSDENIFTPPVDINMINKDEVVRNYLRSQASSRTEGRISTMETYISGKSKIVPSKSFSKIVPSSQHKQTDQKIEIPEEPGNPAAQYPSTLNPHAHDYFTSSTPKNAQPSTLPIESSSVHFQDPKPKGMI; the protein is encoded by the coding sequence ATGTCTTCGACTAAAGGAGACGAATTGGAAAGCTCAAGTTCTGCAAATTTAGTCCCTTCTAAGCGAGACCGAAAACAAACGGAAAAGGGCAAACAGTTTCAAGTTCAATTACTTGAAGATGAAAGGCTGTCTGCGCAAAGAAGCTGGCGCAAACAATTaaacagagtagagaactacCTAGCCGATGAAAGAGAGCCAGGTAAATTACAAGGCGAAAGAATATTTCTAGAATCTACAATGCAAATTCTTCTCTCGGCACACGAACGACTCGTCGAAGCGCTGGACGATCTTGCTACAAAACATGTTGCGCAAGAGAAATTCGAGAAGATGGAACTCGAACATTCAGACATGTTAAAGCGTTTGAATCAGAAGATCACGGATCTGAAACAAGAGAAGGAAAGCGCCATGTCCTCTCTTACAGCAGCATCGAGTCGAAGAAGTAAGGCCTCAAATACACGTAGTGCTAAGTCGCGTTCGAGCAGATCATCTCGTTCATCGGCCGTAATTGACAGAAAGGCGGACACGGCTGTAAAGGTCGCTAAATTGAAAACCGAGTTGTATTTCGCCGATGACGAAGCCACCAAGGTTGCCGAGTTAAGAAAATTTAGACTGACCAAGAAGCTGGCGTTAGGTGAAGccaaaatgaaggctattgatgAAGTGGAAGAAAGCGAGTTTTCAGACGAAAATATATTTACACCACCCGTCGATATCAACATGATCAACAAGGACGAAGTCGTGCGAAATTATCTGAGATCTCAAGCTTCATCTAGGACCGAAGGCCGTATTTCAACTATGGAGACATACATAAGCGGTAAATCCAAGATCGTTCCGTCGAAATCCTTTTCAAAAATCGTGCCTTCGAGTCAACATAAACAAACGGATCAGAAAATCGAAATTCCCGAAGAGCCTGGTAACCCTGCAGCGCAATATCCGTCAACACTTAACCCGCATGCTCACGATTACTTCACCTCTTCGACTCCCAAGAATGCACAACCTTCGACACTTCCCATAGAAAGCTCGTCTGTGCATTTCCAAGATCCAAAACCTAAAGGTATGATCTAG